Part of the Candidatus Thioglobus sp. genome, TAGAGCGTATGCTCAACAACAACCCCACAGCCGACGGAGTTAATGCACAAGATCTAGCAATTTTCCGTTCAGGTAAGCTTAAAGGCACAGGAATGCTAATTACGGATTTTTCTGATCAAGCAAAATCACAATCATATGAAATCTTCATTCCATCAATTCGCAAAGTTCGTCGTTTCGCCGAGCCTGCGCGTGATGATGCTTGGGGTGGTTCAGACTTTACCTTTGGCGATGTAACACTACGTAAGCCAAAGCATGAATCTCACGAGCTATTAGGCAAAGCAACATTTTCTGGCTGTTTAGGCATTATGAAAGATGTTAAGCGTAATAAATACACACAAAACGCTAAGATTGAGGCAGATTGCTCTACTGATGGTAAAGAGGTTTACAAACTTAAATCAACCGCTAATGATGCAAACTGGTGGTACGACAACCGTGTAAGCTACATCGATGCCAAAACATTTGCTGACTACCGCACTGAATACTTCAAAGGCGGCAAGCAAGTTAAAACCATTGATAGATCTTGGGTGTCTGCAGGTATCAG contains:
- a CDS encoding outer membrane lipoprotein-sorting protein, which translates into the protein ERMLNNNPTADGVNAQDLAIFRSGKLKGTGMLITDFSDQAKSQSYEIFIPSIRKVRRFAEPARDDAWGGSDFTFGDVTLRKPKHESHELLGKATFSGCLGIMKDVKRNKYTQNAKIEADCSTDGKEVYKLKSTANDANWWYDNRVSYIDAKTFADYRTEYFKGGKQVKTIDRSWVSAGISDPRGSYWGYWYGTTLATGHETMAFIPRSVTRVNHKYKAKNLWSTRTLKKMPRNIK